The Anaerolineae bacterium genome includes a window with the following:
- a CDS encoding MFS transporter produces MFRKDRMFPRFALYGFLKNLRFFEPFLILIFREAGLSFTLIGTLYAIRDTTTYLLEVPTGVLADAFGRRKAMLMAFGAYLVSFAVFYWGRGFGWFALAMILFAVGEAFRSGTHKALILEYLKLNRMEHLKVSYYGRTRSASQFGSAINALIAAALAFYTGSYRIMFLAAAVPYVLDFINLATYPPELDGELTALRWQAVRQQARQTWQDFRAMFTDRQVWRAILNSASFMALFKATKDYLQPILEQFALALPVFLAYSGQQRGAVVVGVVYFFIYLSTSYASRNADRFSRRFANLAQAINRSYLLGVFLLALAGAVTWGGWTGVAIVAYLGFYVLHNLRRPMNVAYISDQIASRVMASGLSVESVVRTLLASGLALLLGVLADLLGVGPALAVLAFLIAALFPILRVE; encoded by the coding sequence ATGTTCCGCAAAGACCGCATGTTCCCCCGCTTTGCGCTCTATGGGTTCCTGAAGAACCTGCGCTTTTTCGAGCCTTTCCTCATCCTCATTTTCCGTGAAGCCGGGCTGAGTTTCACCCTCATCGGCACCCTGTACGCCATCCGCGACACCACCACATACCTGTTGGAAGTGCCCACCGGGGTGCTGGCCGACGCTTTTGGCCGCCGCAAGGCCATGCTCATGGCCTTCGGTGCGTATCTGGTCTCCTTTGCCGTGTTTTACTGGGGCCGTGGCTTCGGGTGGTTTGCCTTGGCCATGATCCTGTTCGCCGTGGGCGAAGCCTTTCGTTCGGGCACCCACAAGGCCCTCATCCTGGAGTACCTCAAACTCAACCGGATGGAGCACCTCAAGGTGTCCTACTACGGGCGCACCCGTTCGGCTTCCCAGTTTGGCTCGGCCATCAACGCACTGATTGCGGCGGCGCTGGCTTTCTATACCGGCAGTTATCGCATCATGTTCCTGGCCGCGGCTGTGCCGTATGTGCTCGATTTCATCAACCTGGCCACCTATCCCCCTGAACTGGACGGCGAGTTGACGGCCTTGCGCTGGCAGGCTGTGCGGCAGCAGGCCCGTCAGACCTGGCAGGACTTTCGGGCCATGTTCACCGACCGCCAGGTGTGGCGGGCCATCCTCAACAGCGCCAGTTTCATGGCCCTGTTCAAGGCCACCAAAGATTACCTGCAACCTATTCTGGAACAGTTTGCCCTGGCGCTGCCCGTTTTCCTGGCGTACTCGGGGCAGCAACGCGGCGCCGTGGTGGTGGGCGTGGTGTACTTCTTCATCTACCTGAGCACCAGTTACGCCTCGCGCAACGCCGACCGATTCAGCCGCCGCTTTGCCAACCTGGCCCAGGCCATCAACCGCTCCTATCTGTTGGGCGTGTTCCTGCTGGCGCTGGCCGGCGCGGTCACCTGGGGCGGATGGACGGGCGTCGCTATCGTGGCTTACCTGGGCTTCTATGTGCTCCACAACCTGCGGCGGCCGATGAATGTGGCCTACATTAGCGACCAGATCGCCAGCCGGGTGATGGCCTCGGGCCTCTCGGTGGAATCGGTGGTGCGCACCTTGCTGGCCAGTGGTCTGGCCCTTCTTTTGGGCGTGCTGGCCGACTTGCTGGGTGTGGGCCCTGCCCTGGCCGTACTGGCCTTCCTCATCGCCGCCCTGTTCCCCATCCTGCGGGTGGAGTAA
- a CDS encoding TlyA family RNA methyltransferase, which produces MPRKTRLDALLVKRGLAESRSQAQRLIMAGQVRVAGQMALKPGQRVAADAPIEVARAPRFVSRGGEKLVAALEAFSIAVTGRVCADVGASTGGFTDCLLQYGAARVYALDVGKGQLHWKLRRDPRVVVMEGTNARYVARLPEPVSLVTIDVSFISLRVILPVVHGWFPEPLRPSGRGDVVALIKPQFEAGRRQAARGRGVIRDPAVHRRVLQDILGFAQTHGYGVRGLIRSPIRGPKGNVEFLVWLTVDGPPMAEDTLATWIQTCTRPTEGEP; this is translated from the coding sequence ATGCCCAGGAAGACGCGTTTGGATGCTTTGCTGGTCAAGCGTGGTCTGGCCGAGAGCCGCAGCCAAGCCCAGCGGCTGATCATGGCCGGGCAGGTGCGGGTGGCGGGCCAGATGGCCCTCAAGCCTGGCCAGCGGGTGGCGGCCGATGCCCCCATCGAAGTGGCCCGGGCCCCGCGCTTCGTCTCCCGCGGCGGGGAGAAGTTGGTCGCGGCGTTGGAGGCTTTTTCCATCGCTGTGACGGGGCGGGTGTGCGCCGATGTGGGCGCGTCCACGGGGGGCTTTACCGATTGCCTGTTGCAGTACGGCGCAGCCAGGGTGTATGCCCTGGATGTGGGCAAAGGGCAACTGCATTGGAAACTGCGCCGCGACCCGCGGGTCGTGGTGATGGAAGGCACCAACGCCCGTTATGTGGCGCGCTTGCCTGAGCCGGTCTCGTTGGTCACCATCGATGTTTCCTTTATTTCCTTGCGGGTGATCTTGCCCGTGGTGCACGGGTGGTTCCCGGAGCCGTTGAGGCCATCGGGCCGGGGGGATGTGGTGGCCCTGATCAAGCCGCAATTCGAGGCCGGGCGCCGCCAAGCGGCGCGGGGTCGGGGGGTCATTCGGGACCCCGCGGTGCACCGCCGGGTGTTGCAGGACATTCTGGGTTTTGCTCAAACCCACGGGTACGGAGTGCGCGGCCTGATTCGCTCCCCCATCCGCGGCCCCAAAGGCAATGTGGAGTTTCTGGTGTGGCTCACGGTGGATGGTCCCCCGATGGCTGAAGACACGCTGGCGACCTGGATTCAGACCTGCACCCGCCCGACCGAGGGGGAGCCATGA
- a CDS encoding decaprenyl-phosphate phosphoribosyltransferase, translating into MDILVALLRTLRPKQWTKNTFVFAALVFDRQLMNPTAFLRTAAGFLLFCLLSGMVYLINDLADLEADRQHPTKRHRPLASGRLPVPVALVGLGVLFLITFPAAWALGRGFCLVALGYFLLNLAYSFALKHIPLIDVLAIAAGFLLRVQAGVSLIHVQRFSPWLYVVTSLLALFLGFGKRRAELSLLAAGAGAHRRVLDGYTIPFLDQLLVITSATTIMAYSLYTFSAPNLPSNHAMMLTIPFVTYGIFRYLYLVQVEGQGGAPEDALLSDRPLQAAILLWALSVVVIFYLY; encoded by the coding sequence ATGGACATTCTTGTCGCCCTCCTCCGCACCCTGCGGCCCAAACAGTGGACGAAGAACACCTTCGTCTTCGCCGCCCTGGTGTTCGACCGGCAACTGATGAACCCCACAGCGTTCCTCCGCACAGCGGCGGGGTTCCTCCTCTTTTGCCTGCTCTCGGGCATGGTGTACCTCATCAACGACCTGGCCGATCTGGAGGCCGATCGCCAGCATCCCACCAAGCGCCATCGCCCGCTGGCCTCAGGGCGACTTCCCGTTCCGGTAGCCCTGGTGGGGTTGGGCGTGTTGTTCCTGATCACCTTTCCCGCCGCCTGGGCTTTGGGGCGTGGTTTTTGCCTGGTGGCCCTGGGCTATTTTCTACTCAATCTGGCTTACTCCTTCGCCCTGAAGCACATCCCCCTTATCGATGTGCTGGCCATTGCCGCCGGGTTTCTGCTTCGGGTGCAGGCGGGCGTTTCCCTGATCCACGTACAACGATTCTCCCCATGGCTGTATGTCGTCACCTCCCTGCTGGCCCTGTTTTTGGGCTTCGGCAAACGGCGGGCCGAATTGAGCCTGCTGGCCGCCGGGGCCGGCGCCCACCGCCGGGTGCTGGACGGCTACACCATTCCTTTCCTCGACCAATTGCTGGTCATCACCTCAGCCACGACCATCATGGCTTACAGCCTCTATACCTTCTCTGCCCCCAACTTACCTTCCAACCACGCCATGATGCTCACCATCCCTTTCGTGACCTACGGCATTTTCCGCTATCTCTATCTGGTGCAGGTGGAAGGCCAGGGAGGCGCCCCTGAGGACGCGCTGCTTAGCGACCGGCCGCTACAGGCCGCCATCCTGCTTTGGGCGTTAAGCGTCGTGGTCATCTTTTACCTTTACTGA
- the mvk gene encoding mevalonate kinase, producing MPAVTATAPGKIILFGEHAVVYGQPALAVPVQQVQARAVISAAPDLEPGEVLLTAPEVNLQTPWSQLPPEHPLVVAIRLTLTALGMARPPALRIRITSTIPVAAGLGSGAAVSVALVRALSRFLGHPLDNAQVNAIAFEVEKIHHGTPSGIDNTVVTYAMPVYFVRGRPVETFRVKEPFTLVIGDTDVPSPTAKTVAEVRRRWQQDPATYEALFAAIGRMVNRARRLIQEGQPAALGPLMDENHALLRRMGVSSPKLDALVAAAKAAGALGAKLSGGGRGGNMIALAPDEASAQRIAHALRTAGAVRTLVTTVR from the coding sequence ATGCCTGCCGTCACGGCCACCGCCCCCGGAAAAATCATCCTCTTTGGGGAACACGCTGTGGTGTACGGCCAGCCGGCCCTGGCCGTACCCGTGCAGCAAGTGCAGGCCCGCGCGGTGATCTCCGCCGCCCCCGATCTGGAACCCGGCGAGGTGTTACTCACCGCCCCGGAAGTCAACCTGCAAACCCCCTGGTCCCAACTGCCCCCGGAGCACCCCCTGGTCGTCGCCATCCGGCTCACCTTGACCGCTCTGGGGATGGCTCGCCCACCGGCGCTGCGCATCCGCATCACCTCCACCATCCCCGTGGCCGCCGGGTTGGGCTCCGGCGCAGCGGTAAGCGTGGCTTTGGTGCGGGCGCTGAGCCGCTTTCTGGGCCATCCCCTGGACAATGCCCAGGTGAACGCCATCGCCTTCGAGGTGGAAAAAATCCATCACGGCACCCCGTCAGGCATCGACAACACCGTGGTGACTTATGCCATGCCGGTGTACTTCGTCCGCGGCAGGCCGGTGGAGACCTTCCGCGTAAAGGAACCCTTCACGCTGGTCATTGGCGATACCGACGTGCCCAGCCCCACAGCCAAAACCGTGGCCGAAGTGCGCCGCCGCTGGCAGCAGGACCCTGCCACTTACGAAGCCCTTTTCGCCGCCATCGGACGCATGGTGAATCGGGCTCGTCGGCTCATCCAAGAAGGCCAACCCGCCGCCTTGGGCCCGCTCATGGACGAAAACCACGCCCTGCTTCGCCGCATGGGCGTCTCCTCCCCCAAACTGGACGCCCTGGTCGCTGCCGCAAAGGCAGCCGGGGCCTTAGGCGCCAAACTTTCCGGCGGGGGCCGCGGGGGCAACATGATCGCCCTGGCACCCGACGAAGCCAGCGCCCAACGCATCGCCCACGCTCTGCGCACCGCCGGAGCCGTACGCACATTGGTGACCACCGTGAGATAA
- a CDS encoding uridylate kinase — protein MLTFLKLGGSLITDKHRPMTPLPDRIAALAQAIAQARAERHNLRLVLGHGSGSFGHAVAQEHGTRQGVHDVAGWRGFAAVWHAAAQLNRLIVDALHEAGLPAVAFPPSAGVIAEEGRIVAWDIQPLQAALEAHLLPVVYGDVAFDTVRGGTIVSTEEVFAYLAESLRPQRILIAGVEPGVWADYPACTRLVPEITPHSVKALSASLQGSAATDVTGGMATKVHQMVHLAEKIPGLKILIFRGTPAWVRQALLGEPVTGTWVRVPTP, from the coding sequence ATGCTCACCTTCCTCAAACTCGGCGGTTCGCTGATCACCGACAAACACCGGCCCATGACGCCGCTGCCCGACCGCATCGCGGCTCTGGCGCAGGCCATTGCCCAGGCGCGGGCCGAGCGCCATAACCTGCGTCTCGTGCTGGGCCACGGTTCCGGCTCCTTCGGTCACGCGGTCGCCCAGGAGCACGGCACCCGCCAGGGGGTGCACGATGTCGCGGGTTGGCGAGGCTTCGCCGCGGTATGGCACGCCGCGGCCCAACTCAATCGTCTCATCGTGGACGCGCTGCACGAGGCAGGATTGCCAGCCGTGGCCTTTCCTCCCTCGGCCGGCGTGATCGCCGAGGAGGGGCGCATCGTCGCCTGGGACATCCAACCGTTGCAAGCCGCCTTAGAGGCGCACCTGCTGCCCGTGGTTTACGGCGATGTGGCGTTCGACACCGTGCGCGGCGGCACCATCGTTTCCACCGAGGAGGTCTTCGCCTACCTGGCGGAGTCCCTGCGTCCCCAACGCATCCTGATCGCAGGGGTCGAGCCCGGCGTTTGGGCCGATTACCCCGCCTGTACGCGCCTGGTGCCCGAAATCACGCCGCATTCGGTGAAGGCCCTGAGCGCCTCCCTGCAAGGCAGCGCTGCCACCGATGTCACGGGCGGCATGGCGACCAAAGTGCATCAGATGGTGCATTTGGCGGAGAAAATTCCGGGCCTGAAGATCCTGATCTTCCGCGGCACCCCTGCCTGGGTCCGGCAAGCCCTGTTAGGGGAACCGGTCACCGGAACCTGGGTCCGGGTGCCCACCCCGTAG
- a CDS encoding RluA family pseudouridine synthase → MEIPVLHLDEDILVIAKPAGLRSTPDGWDPDLPHLRSVLEPAYGRLWLVHRLDQDASGVMVLARNAAAHRALSRQWERREVEKIYHAIVQGEPEWQRHTVEAPLRANVGRRKRTVVHPKGQPAQTMLRVIRRLAGYTLIEARPVTGRRHQVRAHLYHAGHPIVADPLYGPGPRPGAPIARLALHARRLVFRHPRTGEAVRFTAPHPEGFATALAQLEKWQALLA, encoded by the coding sequence ATGGAGATTCCCGTCCTCCACCTGGACGAAGACATCCTGGTTATCGCCAAACCGGCCGGGCTGCGCAGCACGCCCGACGGCTGGGACCCCGACCTGCCGCATCTGCGGTCGGTGTTGGAGCCAGCCTACGGCCGGCTATGGCTGGTGCACCGTCTGGACCAAGACGCCAGTGGGGTGATGGTCCTGGCGCGAAACGCAGCGGCCCACCGCGCGTTGAGTCGGCAGTGGGAGCGACGAGAGGTGGAGAAAATTTACCATGCCATCGTGCAGGGCGAGCCCGAATGGCAAAGGCACACGGTGGAGGCTCCCTTGCGGGCCAATGTGGGCCGGCGAAAACGGACAGTGGTGCACCCCAAGGGGCAGCCGGCGCAGACCATGTTGCGGGTGATCCGGCGGCTGGCCGGCTACACGCTCATCGAAGCCCGTCCCGTGACCGGTCGGCGGCATCAAGTGCGGGCGCATCTGTACCACGCCGGGCATCCCATCGTCGCCGATCCGCTTTACGGCCCAGGCCCCCGGCCGGGTGCCCCCATCGCCCGCCTGGCCCTCCACGCCCGGCGGCTGGTTTTTCGCCACCCTCGCACGGGCGAAGCGGTGCGTTTCACCGCCCCCCATCCGGAGGGCTTTGCCACGGCCCTGGCTCAATTGGAGAAATGGCAGGCCCTGCTGGCCTGA
- a CDS encoding YitT family protein, with protein sequence MRSRIAFTWENIRDYGYVIVGTAILALAMDLFLIPAQLAAGGVSGLAQVINAYTGWPIGLMTLAANIPLFAMGWRHLGGPRFAVRTAVSIVLFSALVDGLAPYLPPHGLTGELILNALYGGILSGVGAGLIYRGRGTSGGTDILARILAQWRHIPLAQSYLFADGLVILLAGLTFGWEQALYALVALYIAGIAAEGVLSGPNVVRTAIIITNRPEEVTRHILHGLNRGVTILQGRGGYTGRERAVLYCVVTRTEVEQLKNFVRQADPQAFMVVGSAHEALGEGFRPWEEAVG encoded by the coding sequence ATGAGATCTCGAATTGCTTTCACCTGGGAAAACATCCGCGATTACGGCTATGTGATCGTGGGCACGGCCATCCTGGCGCTGGCCATGGATTTGTTCCTCATCCCGGCGCAATTGGCCGCAGGGGGCGTCAGCGGCCTGGCGCAGGTCATCAACGCTTACACGGGCTGGCCCATCGGGCTGATGACCCTGGCGGCCAACATCCCCCTGTTCGCCATGGGCTGGCGGCACCTGGGCGGGCCACGCTTTGCCGTGCGCACCGCGGTGAGCATCGTGCTCTTCTCGGCGCTGGTGGACGGCTTGGCCCCCTACCTTCCGCCCCACGGACTGACCGGCGAACTTATCCTCAACGCGCTCTACGGGGGCATCCTCAGCGGCGTGGGGGCGGGCCTGATCTACCGCGGTCGGGGCACCAGCGGGGGCACGGATATCCTGGCTCGCATCCTGGCCCAGTGGCGTCACATCCCCCTGGCGCAGAGTTACCTGTTTGCCGACGGCCTGGTCATCCTGCTCGCCGGGCTGACCTTTGGCTGGGAACAGGCATTGTATGCCCTGGTGGCGCTTTACATTGCGGGCATCGCGGCCGAGGGCGTGCTCTCCGGGCCCAATGTGGTGCGCACGGCCATCATCATCACCAACCGCCCCGAGGAAGTGACCCGCCACATCCTGCACGGCCTCAACCGGGGCGTGACCATCCTGCAGGGGCGCGGCGGCTACACAGGCCGGGAACGGGCCGTGCTCTATTGTGTGGTCACCCGTACCGAGGTGGAGCAGTTGAAGAACTTCGTGCGCCAGGCCGACCCTCAGGCTTTCATGGTGGTGGGCAGCGCCCATGAAGCCCTGGGGGAAGGGTTCCGCCCCTGGGAAGAAGCGGTGGGTTGA
- a CDS encoding NAD-binding protein, which yields MLRVGYIGLGLMGKPMARNILKAGFPLVVHNRSRGPVDELVALGAQAASLPAEVAAQVDIVITNLPDSPDMEQVALGPRGIIEGAHPGLIFIDHSTIKPETARHIAQVLGEKGVLCLDAPVSGGDIGARQGTLTIMVGGPEEALEKARPVLEAEGRTITHIGGPGAGQVAKVANQIMVAAQMVAMAELLLLAQKAGVDPRRVVQAIRDGAAQCWTLDHKPQRLFDGERGPGFKAHMMLKDLDIVLDTARAYGMPLPATATHTQLYRAMQELGLGELDNSAVIAVYEALTGTALKAPGD from the coding sequence ATGTTACGCGTTGGCTATATCGGGTTGGGCCTCATGGGCAAGCCCATGGCCCGCAATATCCTCAAAGCCGGTTTCCCCCTGGTGGTCCACAACCGCAGCCGCGGTCCGGTGGACGAGTTGGTCGCTTTGGGCGCTCAGGCCGCCTCCTTGCCAGCCGAAGTCGCCGCCCAGGTGGACATCGTGATCACCAACCTCCCTGACTCCCCCGATATGGAGCAGGTGGCCCTGGGCCCCCGGGGGATCATCGAGGGGGCTCATCCGGGGCTGATCTTCATCGACCACTCCACCATCAAGCCCGAAACGGCCCGCCATATCGCGCAGGTGTTGGGGGAGAAGGGCGTGCTGTGCCTGGATGCCCCTGTCAGCGGAGGCGACATCGGCGCCCGGCAGGGCACCCTGACCATCATGGTCGGCGGCCCCGAAGAGGCCCTGGAAAAAGCCCGGCCGGTGTTGGAGGCCGAAGGCCGCACCATCACCCACATCGGGGGCCCTGGCGCCGGGCAGGTGGCCAAGGTGGCCAACCAGATCATGGTGGCCGCCCAGATGGTCGCCATGGCCGAGTTGCTGTTGCTGGCGCAAAAGGCCGGGGTGGACCCTCGACGGGTGGTTCAGGCCATTCGCGACGGCGCAGCGCAGTGCTGGACGCTGGACCACAAACCCCAGCGCCTCTTCGACGGGGAACGTGGCCCGGGGTTCAAAGCCCACATGATGCTCAAGGACCTGGACATTGTGCTCGACACCGCCCGTGCTTACGGGATGCCCTTGCCCGCCACCGCCACCCACACCCAACTGTATCGCGCCATGCAGGAATTAGGGCTGGGTGAATTGGATAACTCCGCCGTGATTGCCGTGTACGAAGCGTTGACAGGGACGGCGTTGAAGGCGCCAGGCGATTGA
- a CDS encoding ferrous iron transporter B codes for MSAPTASTQVTPQEVLAEAARLRRELGPDFRDQMVQALYAEAERIARRAVHRRGEPRRWDLDQRIDRLVTSPVFGLPIMLLMLAGVFWLTIVGANYPSEWLARLLFGFEGLMAGLFARLGAPWWLTGFLWHGVWRGLAWVVSVMLPPMAIFFPLFTILEDLGFLPRVAFNLDWLFRKAGAHGKQALTMAMGFGCNAAGVISTRVIDSPRERLIAILTNNFVPCNGRFPTLIMLATVFVAAAFPPAFASLAAAGAVVGVVLLGVFFTLVVSWALSRTVLKGEASAFTLELPPYRKPSIGRILYTSLVDRTIFVLLRAVMTAAPAGAVIWLLANIHLGGVSLAQHIAAWLDPLGWLMGLDGVILLAFIIAIPANEIVVPTMLMVYLGTGMMTEVQSLDTLRRILVDQHGWTLLTAVNLMLFSLLHNPCATTIITIYKETGSKKWAAFGALMPLAIGVVVTMLVAAVVRLVG; via the coding sequence ATGAGTGCGCCGACCGCCTCGACTCAGGTCACACCGCAAGAGGTGTTGGCCGAAGCGGCCCGGCTGCGCCGCGAACTGGGGCCGGACTTCCGCGATCAGATGGTGCAGGCGCTGTACGCCGAGGCCGAGCGCATCGCCCGCCGGGCCGTGCACCGCCGCGGCGAACCCCGCCGTTGGGACCTGGATCAGCGCATCGACCGCCTGGTCACCTCGCCGGTGTTCGGCCTGCCCATCATGTTGCTCATGCTCGCCGGGGTGTTCTGGCTGACCATCGTGGGCGCCAACTACCCTTCGGAGTGGCTGGCCCGTCTGTTGTTCGGCTTCGAGGGCCTGATGGCCGGGCTGTTCGCGCGCCTGGGCGCCCCCTGGTGGCTGACCGGCTTCCTCTGGCACGGGGTGTGGCGCGGGCTGGCCTGGGTGGTCAGCGTGATGCTGCCCCCGATGGCGATTTTCTTCCCGCTGTTCACCATCCTGGAGGATTTGGGTTTTTTGCCCCGGGTGGCGTTCAACCTGGATTGGCTCTTCCGCAAGGCTGGGGCGCACGGCAAGCAGGCGTTGACCATGGCCATGGGGTTCGGTTGCAACGCGGCCGGGGTGATCTCCACGCGGGTGATCGACTCGCCCCGGGAGCGTCTGATCGCCATTCTGACCAACAACTTCGTGCCCTGCAATGGCCGCTTCCCTACGCTGATCATGTTGGCCACGGTGTTCGTGGCGGCGGCTTTTCCGCCCGCTTTCGCCTCGCTGGCCGCTGCCGGGGCGGTGGTGGGCGTGGTGCTTCTCGGGGTATTCTTCACCTTGGTGGTCTCCTGGGCGCTCTCCCGCACCGTGCTCAAGGGGGAAGCCTCTGCCTTCACGCTGGAGTTGCCGCCTTACCGTAAGCCCAGCATCGGCCGCATTCTGTACACCTCGCTGGTGGACCGCACCATCTTCGTGCTGCTCCGGGCGGTGATGACCGCCGCGCCGGCCGGGGCCGTCATCTGGCTGCTGGCGAACATTCACTTGGGCGGCGTCTCGCTGGCCCAACATATCGCCGCCTGGCTGGACCCCTTAGGCTGGCTCATGGGCCTGGATGGCGTCATCCTGCTGGCCTTCATCATCGCCATCCCGGCCAACGAAATCGTCGTGCCCACCATGCTCATGGTGTACCTGGGCACGGGGATGATGACCGAGGTCCAATCGCTGGATACACTCCGCCGCATTCTGGTGGATCAACACGGCTGGACGCTGCTGACCGCGGTCAACTTGATGTTGTTTTCGCTGCTGCACAACCCCTGCGCCACGACCATCATAACCATCTACAAAGAGACGGGCAGCAAAAAGTGGGCGGCCTTTGGTGCATTGATGCCGCTGGCCATCGGCGTTGTGGTGACCATGCTGGTGGCGGCCGTGGTGCGCCTGGTGGGTTGA
- a CDS encoding iron transporter FeoB — protein MTLTPEMCATCPVHSRLAQMGIEIQNFDHVVALAGNPNTGKSTLFNALTGLKQHTGNWPGKTVTRAEGGFKFNGVRYKLVDLPGTYSLLSASDDEEVARNFILFGQPDAVIVVTDATALERNLNLVLQILEITDKVIVAVNMMDEARRKGLEVDTRALSKDLGVPAVPIVARTGEGLHALLSAVEGVIRGEIRTHPRRIQGTPVFQQAVERLVPLIEALAPGLPNARWIAIRLLDGDARVQEALEKGELFDLVRRQQEQDIRTSRKMAVEGSL, from the coding sequence ATGACCCTGACCCCGGAGATGTGTGCAACTTGTCCGGTGCATAGCCGGTTGGCCCAAATGGGCATCGAAATTCAAAACTTCGACCATGTGGTCGCCCTGGCCGGGAACCCCAACACGGGTAAAAGCACGCTGTTCAACGCGCTCACCGGCCTGAAGCAACACACGGGCAATTGGCCGGGCAAGACGGTCACCCGGGCCGAGGGTGGTTTCAAGTTCAACGGGGTGCGCTACAAACTGGTGGACCTGCCGGGCACTTACTCGCTGCTCTCGGCTTCGGACGACGAGGAGGTGGCCCGCAACTTCATCCTGTTCGGACAGCCTGATGCGGTCATCGTGGTCACCGATGCGACCGCCCTGGAACGCAACCTCAACCTGGTGCTGCAGATTCTGGAGATCACGGACAAGGTGATCGTGGCGGTGAACATGATGGACGAAGCGCGCCGCAAAGGATTGGAGGTGGACACACGGGCCTTGAGCAAGGACCTGGGGGTGCCGGCCGTGCCCATTGTGGCCCGCACCGGCGAAGGGTTACACGCGCTGCTCAGCGCCGTCGAGGGGGTGATCCGCGGGGAGATTCGCACCCACCCGCGGCGCATTCAGGGCACCCCGGTTTTCCAGCAGGCGGTGGAGCGCCTGGTGCCGCTCATCGAGGCCCTGGCGCCGGGGCTCCCCAATGCGCGCTGGATCGCCATCCGACTGCTGGACGGCGACGCCCGGGTGCAGGAGGCGCTGGAGAAGGGCGAACTGTTTGATCTGGTACGCCGTCAGCAGGAGCAGGATATCCGCACCAGCCGCAAGATGGCCGTGGAGGGATCGCTATGA
- a CDS encoding metal-dependent transcriptional regulator: MPTTSSVQDYLKAIFHLTQNQERTTTGQLAAHLGVAPASVTGMLRRLAATDPPLVDYRRHRGVCLTPNGRRAALEVIRHHRLLEQFLYQVLGMSWDQVHEEAERLEHVISEAVEERIAALLGHPTHDPHGAPIPSADLHLPPDPAVPLTQLRPGQQGVVRRVSDRDAGLLRHLACLGLVPGTVFTVLQRTPYDDLLYLRLDARDEPVVIGPRLSQAIFVEVVTETVP, from the coding sequence ATGCCGACAACTTCCTCGGTGCAGGACTACCTTAAAGCCATCTTCCACCTCACCCAGAATCAGGAGCGTACGACCACCGGGCAACTGGCCGCTCATCTGGGCGTAGCCCCGGCCTCGGTCACGGGCATGTTGCGCCGGCTGGCCGCCACCGACCCGCCCTTGGTGGACTACCGCCGCCATCGCGGCGTGTGCCTCACTCCGAACGGACGACGGGCTGCGCTAGAGGTCATCCGTCATCATCGTTTGCTGGAGCAGTTTCTCTATCAGGTGCTTGGTATGTCGTGGGATCAGGTACACGAGGAAGCAGAACGCTTGGAACATGTGATCTCCGAGGCCGTGGAAGAACGCATCGCCGCCCTGCTGGGCCACCCCACCCACGACCCACACGGTGCGCCTATCCCCAGCGCCGACCTGCACCTGCCTCCTGACCCCGCCGTGCCGCTCACCCAACTGCGCCCCGGTCAGCAAGGGGTGGTGCGCCGGGTGTCGGACCGCGACGCCGGTCTGCTGCGCCACTTAGCCTGCCTGGGGTTGGTGCCCGGCACGGTGTTCACCGTGCTGCAACGCACGCCCTACGACGATTTGCTCTACCTGCGCCTGGACGCCCGCGACGAACCGGTAGTCATCGGCCCGCGCCTGAGCCAGGCCATCTTCGTGGAGGTGGTGACGGAGACGGTGCCATGA
- a CDS encoding RNA polymerase sigma factor, giving the protein MSAPLYPYADEDQLLDALKQGQPQAYEQLIEQYADTVYRVAYRLLQNPQDAEDALQETFLTVYLSVSQFRGDAKLNSWLYRIVTNKALDILRKRQRKSEAATQALDDLGEAMLEQIPDHQAVLPEDWVERQDIHEIIEQGLASLSPRLRTAFVLFELEGLSMQETAQVLNISPSTAKVRVHRARQALRDFLTAHLSPVEE; this is encoded by the coding sequence ATGTCTGCTCCCCTCTATCCCTACGCCGACGAAGACCAGTTGCTCGACGCCCTAAAGCAAGGCCAGCCCCAAGCCTACGAGCAACTCATCGAACAGTACGCCGATACCGTGTACCGGGTCGCCTATCGCCTGCTACAGAACCCCCAGGACGCCGAAGATGCCCTCCAGGAAACCTTCCTCACCGTCTACCTCAGCGTCAGCCAATTTCGCGGCGATGCCAAACTCAACTCCTGGCTCTACCGCATCGTGACCAACAAAGCCCTCGACATCCTCCGCAAACGCCAGCGCAAGTCCGAAGCAGCCACCCAAGCCTTGGATGACCTGGGCGAAGCCATGCTTGAGCAGATCCCCGACCACCAGGCGGTGCTCCCCGAGGACTGGGTGGAGCGCCAAGACATCCACGAAATCATCGAACAAGGGTTGGCCTCCTTGTCCCCGCGCCTGCGCACAGCCTTTGTGCTCTTTGAGTTGGAGGGCCTCAGTATGCAGGAAACCGCCCAAGTACTCAACATCTCCCCTTCCACGGCCAAGGTCCGAGTACACCGTGCCCGGCAAGCCTTGCGCGACTTTCTGACCGCCCACCTTTCCCCTGTTGAGGAGTGA